Proteins co-encoded in one Leptospira inadai serovar Lyme str. 10 genomic window:
- a CDS encoding chemotaxis protein CheD has translation MTDRPIQRIYVGEYFFSEEPVELKTLLGSCVSVCLFDSVSRFGGMNHILLPGSPSDTNTDFSTRFGVHAMEILINEFVKRGIPRKNLSAKIIGGGQIMTMSPELSIGAKNIYFARSFLEGEEIPIIAEEVGGQFYRNLRFFSDTAEVFVRRERTDFERKTIERQEQEYLRELERNITGHSSVIFF, from the coding sequence ATGACCGATCGGCCAATTCAAAGAATTTATGTGGGAGAATACTTTTTTTCCGAAGAACCGGTTGAATTGAAAACCCTTTTAGGTTCTTGTGTTTCCGTTTGTCTTTTCGATTCGGTAAGTCGTTTTGGAGGTATGAATCATATACTCTTACCCGGTAGTCCGTCGGATACTAACACGGATTTTTCGACAAGGTTCGGTGTCCATGCGATGGAGATATTGATTAACGAGTTCGTAAAAAGAGGGATACCTAGAAAAAATCTTAGCGCTAAAATAATAGGCGGCGGTCAGATAATGACTATGTCTCCTGAGCTTTCCATTGGAGCTAAGAATATTTACTTTGCTCGAAGTTTTTTAGAAGGGGAAGAAATTCCGATCATTGCCGAAGAAGTCGGCGGTCAATTCTATCGGAACTTGCGCTTTTTTTCCGATACTGCGGAAGTTTTTGTCCGTCGCGAAAGGACTGATTTTGAAAGAAAAACGATCGAACGTCAGGAACAAGAATATCTTAGGGAATTGGAAAGAAACATCACGGGACATTCTTCTGTCATCTTTTTTTAA